A region of Nitrospirota bacterium DNA encodes the following proteins:
- a CDS encoding HEAT repeat domain-containing protein has protein sequence MEQPQHKQASASPTAPETVSDEFTDQVAADLTGEIPVPVLPTAELTEEVVLEEEKVKDEIEIQIDLLKDSDWVVRREAAITLGEMGDERCVEPLCNALRDGDWQVREVAIEGLGQIGSPAVELLIKLLRDWDVRKYVIAALGKIRDERVLDPLMLQLKNDEFKDDATNALVELGEPSVSRLVKALKDKDEMVQKQAIMALGRIKSAEAIDPLIVMLSDKDWFTRLTSAAALEAIGDDRGRDAIKPLMKDSDMVVRMRVERILAKWKKQPANA, from the coding sequence ATGGAACAACCACAGCACAAACAAGCATCTGCCAGTCCTACTGCCCCGGAGACGGTGAGTGACGAATTCACCGATCAGGTGGCGGCGGATTTGACCGGAGAAATCCCGGTCCCGGTTTTGCCGACGGCGGAGCTCACCGAGGAAGTGGTCCTTGAAGAAGAGAAGGTCAAGGATGAGATCGAGATCCAGATCGATCTGCTCAAGGACTCCGATTGGGTGGTCCGTCGCGAAGCCGCGATCACGCTCGGGGAAATGGGCGATGAACGCTGCGTGGAGCCACTGTGCAATGCGTTGCGTGACGGCGACTGGCAAGTCAGGGAAGTCGCTATCGAGGGGTTGGGCCAGATCGGTTCTCCTGCCGTCGAACTATTGATCAAGTTGCTTCGCGATTGGGATGTCAGGAAGTATGTGATTGCGGCGTTAGGGAAGATTCGCGACGAACGTGTGCTCGACCCGTTGATGCTGCAGCTGAAAAATGACGAGTTTAAGGACGATGCCACGAATGCCCTCGTTGAACTTGGGGAGCCGTCAGTTTCTCGCTTGGTCAAAGCGCTCAAGGACAAGGATGAAATGGTTCAGAAGCAGGCGATCATGGCCCTGGGCCGGATCAAGAGCGCCGAGGCGATCGATCCTCTCATCGTGATGCTCAGCGATAAGGATTGGTTTACCCGGTTGACGTCCGCGGCGGCACTCGAGGCAATCGGCGATGACCGGGGCCGCGATGCGATTAAGCCGTTGATGAAAGATTCGGACATGGTGGTCAGGATGCGGGTGGAGCGGATCCTGGCGAAGTGGAAGAAGCAGCCTGCCAACGCGTAG
- a CDS encoding ATP-binding cassette domain-containing protein, whose protein sequence is MIEVQQITKRYGHHTAIDRVSFSVAKGEVLAFLGPNGAGKTTTMRILTCFMPATEGTARVAGFDCADQSLEVKRRIGYLPETPPVYLELTVTEYLQFVGRLRGLTGKTLTSSMQREIERLGLGTVQHRLIGNLSRGYRQRVGLAQALLHDPQVLILDEPTVGLDPKQIIEIRELIKNLAGSHSVILSTHILPEATAVCQRVVIISGGRIVAEDTPDQLSARLRQSEKISLTLKSPAVDTDSRLKAVQGVQNVFASGIPGTFLLECELGRDAREEVARLAVTSGWGLLELKAISMTLEDVFLQLTRDETGLPQGAVVAAAEPTGQPA, encoded by the coding sequence ATGATTGAAGTCCAACAGATCACGAAGCGGTATGGGCACCATACCGCTATCGATCGGGTCAGTTTTTCTGTCGCAAAAGGCGAGGTGTTGGCGTTCCTGGGTCCCAATGGGGCAGGGAAAACGACCACCATGCGCATCCTAACCTGCTTCATGCCGGCCACCGAAGGCACGGCACGAGTGGCAGGATTCGACTGTGCAGACCAGTCACTCGAAGTGAAACGCCGGATCGGGTACTTGCCGGAGACCCCCCCGGTCTACCTCGAATTGACCGTCACAGAATATCTTCAGTTTGTCGGCCGCCTCCGTGGTCTGACCGGAAAAACGCTCACCTCGTCCATGCAACGCGAAATCGAGCGGCTCGGCCTTGGCACGGTGCAGCACCGGCTCATCGGCAATCTGTCGCGCGGATACCGCCAGCGCGTCGGCTTGGCCCAAGCGTTGCTCCATGATCCTCAAGTATTAATCCTGGACGAGCCAACCGTCGGACTCGACCCGAAACAAATCATCGAGATCAGGGAGTTGATCAAGAATCTGGCCGGCTCTCATTCCGTGATTCTCAGCACCCACATTCTTCCCGAAGCCACCGCCGTGTGCCAGCGCGTCGTCATCATCAGCGGCGGACGGATCGTGGCCGAAGACACGCCGGACCAACTCTCTGCGCGGTTACGCCAGTCGGAAAAAATCTCACTCACGCTTAAATCTCCCGCTGTGGATACCGACAGCCGCCTGAAGGCCGTCCAAGGGGTCCAGAACGTGTTTGCGAGCGGCATCCCCGGCACCTTTCTTCTGGAATGCGAACTGGGCCGAGATGCAAGGGAAGAGGTCGCTCGGCTGGCAGTCACCAGTGGATGGGGACTACTTGAGTTAAAAGCCATCTCGATGACATTGGAAGACGTTTTCCTCCAACTGACAAGAGACGAAACAGGACTCCCGCAAGGCGCAGTGGTTGCCGCAGCAGAACCAACAGGCCAGCCAGCATGA
- a CDS encoding DUF4350 domain-containing protein: MEMNLKTTPLGVVGIALAVAGAVGYSLAPEKLWLVTLMEGSALLCLILFGVVHFGSLKAFSTRRSTRMGANSLLMILLFISILAIVNFLAARHSIRWDLSENQNFSLSPQTHRVLRNLPREVLVTVFTREKDPGYQSYKERLDSYRQASSKITVEFVDPERQPKIAQTYGISRTDTAVFESGGHTVRITAPSEVELTGAFIRVSQDSKKRVLFLEGHGEPSLDDRERTGLSAAREILVKQGYDVDTVSLLKETAVPDHTAILVVAGPRRPVIVEEQERIHSYVEKGGHLLLLLDPNTQADLNPLLKRWGLGVGPGSLVDLQDRLAQGDLTSLLVRTFTEHEITQDLSAAVLFPLARHITFDEQVGAAWDYVPLARTSPNSWAETDLKGRVVNLNEKEDIKGPLPMAAALTPKVTPEEGKPRPAIVVIGNSTFATNAFVNFPGNSDFFLHTAGWLAEERNMMAIAPKDSALRPFTPNPLQERALLYLQVILLPATMFIAGIMVWRKRRRL; encoded by the coding sequence ATGGAAATGAACCTCAAGACGACTCCACTTGGCGTAGTCGGAATAGCCCTGGCCGTAGCCGGCGCGGTCGGCTACAGCCTCGCTCCGGAAAAACTCTGGCTAGTCACCCTCATGGAGGGATCGGCACTGCTCTGTCTCATCCTCTTCGGTGTCGTCCATTTCGGCAGCCTGAAAGCCTTCTCCACTCGTCGTTCGACACGCATGGGCGCCAACAGCCTGCTGATGATCCTTCTCTTCATCAGCATCCTCGCCATCGTGAACTTTCTCGCAGCCCGTCATTCCATCCGTTGGGACCTGTCGGAAAACCAAAACTTCTCCCTCTCCCCGCAAACACATCGCGTGCTCAGGAATCTCCCGCGCGAGGTGCTCGTCACCGTGTTCACCAGAGAAAAAGACCCCGGCTACCAATCCTACAAGGAACGGCTCGATAGTTATCGGCAGGCCAGCTCGAAGATTACCGTGGAATTCGTCGACCCGGAACGGCAGCCGAAAATTGCCCAAACCTATGGCATTTCCAGGACTGACACGGCCGTATTCGAAAGCGGCGGGCACACGGTTCGTATCACCGCTCCCTCGGAAGTGGAACTGACCGGAGCGTTTATCCGCGTGTCTCAAGACAGCAAGAAACGCGTACTCTTTCTCGAAGGACACGGGGAACCGAGCCTCGACGATCGGGAACGAACCGGGCTGTCGGCCGCCAGAGAAATCCTGGTCAAGCAGGGGTACGACGTCGACACCGTCAGCCTGCTGAAAGAGACCGCCGTACCGGATCACACCGCCATCCTCGTCGTAGCCGGCCCCCGTCGTCCGGTGATCGTCGAGGAGCAAGAACGCATTCATAGTTATGTGGAGAAAGGCGGCCATCTGCTGCTGCTGCTCGACCCGAATACGCAAGCCGACCTGAATCCCCTGCTCAAACGGTGGGGCCTGGGAGTCGGCCCTGGATCCCTAGTCGACTTACAAGATCGATTGGCCCAAGGCGATCTCACATCCCTGCTCGTCCGCACGTTCACCGAACATGAAATTACGCAGGACCTCTCCGCGGCCGTGCTCTTTCCCCTTGCACGGCATATCACCTTTGACGAACAGGTTGGCGCGGCATGGGACTACGTGCCGCTCGCCCGCACATCGCCGAACAGTTGGGCAGAAACCGACTTGAAGGGCCGTGTCGTCAACCTCAATGAAAAGGAAGACATCAAAGGTCCCCTGCCGATGGCTGCGGCCCTCACGCCAAAAGTCACACCGGAAGAAGGCAAGCCCCGTCCAGCCATCGTGGTCATTGGCAATTCCACGTTTGCGACCAATGCCTTTGTCAACTTTCCCGGCAACAGCGATTTTTTCCTCCATACGGCTGGGTGGTTGGCTGAAGAACGGAACATGATGGCGATCGCCCCGAAAGATTCCGCACTTCGACCGTTTACACCCAACCCGTTACAGGAACGAGCCCTGCTCTACCTGCAAGTCATCCTCCTGCCGGCCACCATGTTTATCGCCGGCATCATGGTCTGGCGCAAACGCCGACGCC
- a CDS encoding ABC transporter permease, whose translation MTPVQAIIAKELRSYFVSPVVYVVGAVFLLIVGLLAYLYIVFAGAQAIQLMQMQGTAQINLNDLVFRNLFSSVRFILLIILPILTMRLFAEERKLRTFEFLLTSPIGINEIVVGKFMSVFLVFLGLLGLTGLMPLVLALFCDFDWYPVLTGYLGLVLLGALFLSVGVLASALTENQIVAAFVSFGLLLVLWLLAGVGSLLGETAIGQAISYLSFMEHYDHLVRGLVDTKDLVYFCSGLALMLFLSHRVVDSSRWK comes from the coding sequence ATGACACCTGTCCAAGCCATCATCGCCAAAGAGCTGCGCTCCTACTTCGTCTCACCCGTGGTGTATGTCGTAGGGGCGGTGTTTCTCTTAATTGTAGGACTGCTCGCCTATCTCTACATTGTCTTTGCCGGAGCCCAAGCGATTCAGCTGATGCAAATGCAGGGAACAGCCCAGATCAATCTGAACGACTTGGTCTTCCGGAATCTGTTCTCCAGCGTGCGATTTATCCTGCTGATTATTCTGCCGATCCTGACGATGCGGCTCTTCGCCGAAGAGCGAAAACTCCGCACCTTTGAGTTCCTGTTGACCTCTCCGATCGGCATCAACGAAATTGTCGTCGGCAAATTCATGAGTGTCTTCCTCGTCTTTTTGGGGTTGCTCGGACTGACCGGGCTCATGCCGCTTGTACTCGCGCTCTTCTGCGACTTCGATTGGTATCCCGTGCTGACCGGCTACCTGGGACTGGTCTTGCTTGGCGCCCTCTTTCTCTCCGTCGGCGTGCTGGCCTCGGCCCTGACCGAAAACCAGATCGTCGCAGCCTTTGTAAGCTTTGGCCTGCTGCTGGTCCTCTGGCTCCTCGCCGGTGTCGGCTCACTCCTCGGGGAAACGGCCATCGGGCAGGCCATCTCGTACCTGTCATTTATGGAACATTACGACCATTTAGTCCGTGGATTGGTCGACACGAAAGACCTCGTCTATTTTTGCAGCGGTCTCGCCTTGATGCTCTTTCTGTCTCACCGGGTCGTGGATTCATCACGATGGAAATGA
- a CDS encoding septal ring lytic transglycosylase RlpA family protein: MIDHKCGNSRQLLGAMSLSLGMLLGACSWVPTGVSHLDVGAEDRGVASWYGESFHGKQAANGELFDMDGLTAAHRTLPLGSVVRVVNLVNGKHVHVRITDRGPYVNGRILDLSRGAAARIGMLAGGLSVVRVQLVGERRPVALLSSEAMETVSTSLLLGREQLGQGALAFPAVPWGQSDPLLVYPVRLSPGDIWVSRRARRLTGLQTADHTDHTEVATVVTS; the protein is encoded by the coding sequence ATGATCGATCACAAGTGTGGAAATAGCCGCCAGTTACTGGGGGCGATGAGTCTTAGCCTGGGGATGCTTCTGGGGGCTTGCTCGTGGGTTCCTACGGGGGTGTCGCACTTGGACGTGGGGGCTGAAGATCGTGGCGTGGCGTCCTGGTATGGCGAGTCGTTTCATGGCAAGCAAGCAGCGAACGGAGAACTGTTCGATATGGATGGTCTGACCGCAGCCCATCGGACCCTTCCGCTCGGCAGTGTGGTTCGGGTGGTGAACTTAGTGAACGGGAAGCATGTTCATGTCCGCATTACGGACCGGGGCCCCTATGTCAACGGGCGGATTCTCGATCTTTCACGAGGCGCCGCAGCTCGGATAGGGATGTTGGCAGGGGGACTCTCCGTGGTCCGGGTGCAGTTGGTTGGAGAACGCCGGCCGGTGGCGTTGCTCTCATCAGAAGCGATGGAGACGGTCTCGACGTCGCTTCTTCTTGGGCGAGAGCAGCTTGGTCAGGGGGCGCTGGCGTTCCCTGCAGTACCGTGGGGTCAGTCGGACCCTCTGCTGGTCTATCCTGTGCGGCTCTCTCCTGGCGATATCTGGGTCTCGCGGCGTGCGCGCCGGTTGACGGGGCTACAGACAGCCGATCATACCGACCATACCGAGGTGGCGACGGTCGTCACTTCCTAG